One genomic segment of Pseudonocardia sp. T1-2H includes these proteins:
- a CDS encoding GAF and ANTAR domain-containing protein produces MLHPVPRLAQGGTRMMQPEQSDGLVKALRSAARDLVARRSISDLEQTLDYIVAAAVDTVPGADAGGISMTENGHITSHCPTNEDVHKLDELQALLHEGPCSTAVEGPAEDGVILARDLAEAPDADRWPRFAPQAVEHGYRSLMSTQLSTNGGTRAALNLYSHTPGAFDDSARTMAGLFGVQAGLLLYGADHAAQMSRALDTRDVIGQAKGILMERFGVEGDQAFQMLVRSSQDTNIKLADVARLLTTSAGRQHARGR; encoded by the coding sequence GTGCTGCACCCCGTACCCCGTTTGGCACAAGGAGGTACCCGCATGATGCAGCCAGAACAGAGCGACGGCCTCGTCAAAGCCCTCCGCAGTGCCGCGCGTGATCTGGTCGCCCGGCGCAGCATCAGCGATCTCGAACAGACCCTCGACTACATCGTGGCCGCAGCGGTGGACACCGTGCCCGGCGCCGACGCCGGCGGGATCTCGATGACCGAGAACGGCCACATCACCTCCCATTGCCCCACCAACGAGGACGTCCACAAGCTCGACGAGCTACAGGCGCTGCTCCACGAGGGACCGTGCAGCACCGCCGTCGAAGGCCCCGCTGAGGACGGGGTCATCCTGGCCCGGGACCTGGCCGAGGCACCGGACGCCGACCGGTGGCCGCGTTTCGCCCCGCAGGCGGTCGAGCACGGGTACCGGTCGTTGATGTCGACCCAGCTGTCCACCAACGGTGGCACCCGCGCGGCGCTCAACCTCTACTCGCACACGCCAGGGGCGTTCGACGACTCCGCCCGCACCATGGCCGGCTTGTTCGGGGTTCAGGCAGGGCTGCTGCTCTACGGTGCCGACCATGCGGCCCAGATGAGCCGAGCCCTGGACACCCGCGACGTGATCGGGCAGGCCAAAGGCATCCTCATGGAAAGGTTCGGGGTCGAGGGGGACCAGGCCTTTCAGATGCTCGTGCGCTCCTCCCAGGACACCAACATCAAACTCGCCGACGTCGCCCGCTTGCTCACCACCAGCGCCGGCCGTCAACATGCCCGCGGGCGGTGA
- a CDS encoding YccF domain-containing protein: MRIVLNVIWLLLCGIWLALGYLAAGIVCCILIVTIPFGLAAFRIADFALWPFGRELVKRPDAGAPSTIGNVIWILFAGWWLALAHLTTAVALALTIIGIPLAVANLKLIPVSLVPLGRVIVDKADATLPRAVG, translated from the coding sequence ATGCGAATCGTGCTCAACGTCATCTGGCTGCTGCTCTGCGGGATCTGGCTCGCGCTCGGATACCTGGCCGCCGGGATCGTCTGCTGCATCCTCATCGTCACGATCCCCTTCGGGCTGGCGGCGTTCCGCATCGCGGACTTCGCCCTCTGGCCCTTCGGCCGCGAGCTGGTCAAGCGACCGGACGCCGGAGCGCCGTCCACGATCGGGAACGTCATCTGGATCCTGTTCGCCGGCTGGTGGCTGGCGCTGGCCCACCTGACGACGGCGGTGGCCCTCGCGCTGACGATCATCGGGATCCCGCTGGCCGTTGCGAACCTCAAGCTGATCCCGGTCTCGCTGGTCCCGCTCGGCCGGGTGATCGTCGACAAGGCCGACGCCACCCTGCCGCGTGCGGTCGGCTGA
- a CDS encoding potassium channel family protein, with protein MTPVRYRGLSRSVRRRLLAVSLLRSAAAVAVLLLVYYLAPLDQPINLVAGIEFGTGLLAFALILAWQVRAILNSHVPRLQAGQTVAVGLPMLLVGFAASYVVIASNTPDSFTEPLSRTDALYFTVAVFATVGFGDIAPRSEVARVVTTIQMLTGLVVVGLIAKVLIGAVHLAERRRDDAPPQDGPPGH; from the coding sequence ATGACGCCCGTCCGGTACCGGGGCCTCTCCCGATCGGTACGCAGGCGGCTCCTCGCCGTATCGCTGCTCCGCTCCGCCGCGGCCGTAGCCGTGCTGCTGCTCGTCTACTACCTGGCGCCGTTGGACCAACCGATCAACCTGGTGGCCGGGATCGAGTTCGGGACGGGGCTGCTCGCCTTCGCGTTGATCCTCGCCTGGCAGGTGCGGGCGATCCTGAACTCGCACGTTCCCCGCCTGCAGGCGGGACAGACCGTCGCCGTCGGCCTGCCGATGCTCCTGGTCGGTTTCGCCGCGAGCTACGTGGTCATCGCCTCGAACACGCCGGACAGCTTCACCGAACCGCTCAGCCGCACCGACGCCCTCTACTTCACCGTCGCCGTGTTCGCCACCGTCGGGTTCGGGGACATCGCCCCGCGCAGCGAGGTCGCCCGGGTCGTCACGACGATCCAGATGCTCACCGGCCTCGTCGTGGTCGGCCTGATCGCGAAGGTGCTGATCGGGGCAGTCCACCTGGCCGAACGCCGCCGGGACGACGCTCCCCCACAGGACGGGCCACCCGGGCACTGA
- a CDS encoding chloride channel protein has product MLLPGLLAAGIGSLVFLGLDALTGLGVSSLALPGLPGFERPDFAQFGWAIVIGLLAAGAGTAVRRLALLVRPHVEGRIVLAAPVLGITVAGLAITYTALTGRAATDVLFSGEASLGPMLQGAAGYSVPALLLLLACKGIGYGLCLAGFRGGPVFPAIFLGAAGGVAISHLPGLPLVAGVAMGIGAMGVVMLRLPMTAVLLATLLLFSDGLAVMPLVIVSVVVAHVMAARLSPPPPVIPAG; this is encoded by the coding sequence GTGCTGCTCCCGGGCCTGCTCGCGGCCGGGATCGGGTCGCTGGTGTTCCTGGGGCTGGACGCGCTGACCGGTCTCGGGGTGTCATCGCTCGCCCTTCCGGGGCTGCCGGGCTTCGAGCGGCCCGACTTCGCCCAGTTCGGCTGGGCGATCGTGATCGGGCTCCTCGCGGCAGGCGCCGGCACGGCGGTCCGGCGGCTCGCCCTCCTGGTCCGGCCGCACGTCGAGGGCAGGATCGTGCTGGCCGCGCCCGTGCTCGGGATCACCGTCGCGGGCCTCGCGATCACGTACACCGCCCTGACCGGGCGTGCCGCGACGGACGTGTTGTTCTCGGGGGAAGCGAGTCTGGGCCCGATGCTGCAAGGCGCCGCCGGCTACTCCGTCCCGGCCCTGCTCCTGCTGCTCGCCTGCAAGGGGATCGGGTACGGGCTGTGCCTTGCGGGCTTCCGGGGCGGGCCCGTCTTCCCCGCGATCTTCCTCGGGGCGGCGGGCGGGGTCGCGATCTCGCATCTCCCTGGGCTGCCGCTGGTGGCGGGGGTGGCGATGGGGATCGGCGCGATGGGCGTGGTCATGCTGCGGCTCCCGATGACAGCCGTCCTGCTGGCCACGCTGCTGCTGTTCTCCGACGGCCTGGCGGTGATGCCGCTGGTGATCGTCTCCGTCGTCGTCGCGCATGTGATGGCAGCCCGGCTTTCCCCGCCACCGCCGGTCATCCCCGCGGGGTGA
- a CDS encoding DUF1622 domain-containing protein produces MTVVEVMDHVAVGFELLGAVLLIVGLVWAVILSGWVWRRTGHGRVAFQTLRETFGGALLLAIEVLVAADLIRTVAVNPTLDNVAILGLIVLIRTFLSFSLEIELDGVAPWRRALVGGAGRLAVATARARDQAVPAVDGRGATTE; encoded by the coding sequence ATGACCGTCGTCGAGGTCATGGACCACGTGGCCGTCGGCTTCGAGTTGCTCGGCGCCGTCCTGCTGATAGTGGGGCTCGTCTGGGCGGTGATCCTCTCCGGGTGGGTCTGGCGGCGGACGGGCCATGGCCGGGTGGCCTTCCAGACGTTGCGCGAGACCTTCGGGGGCGCGCTGCTGTTGGCGATCGAGGTGCTGGTCGCCGCAGACCTGATCCGGACGGTCGCGGTCAACCCCACCCTGGACAACGTCGCGATCCTCGGACTGATCGTGCTGATCCGGACGTTCCTGAGCTTCTCGCTGGAGATCGAGCTCGACGGTGTTGCGCCGTGGCGTCGCGCCCTGGTCGGCGGGGCGGGGCGTCTGGCCGTGGCGACGGCACGTGCGCGCGACCAGGCCGTACCCGCCGTCGACGGTCGGGGGGCCACGACCGAGTGA
- a CDS encoding DUF7144 family membrane protein, with protein sequence MTDTSHARTTTGPSSSYTTTPATGVSGWTGWVVFAGIMLIMLGAFQAIQGLVALFDRGYYLVTSAGLVVNVDYNVWGWVHLILGILAVATGFGLLAGNTAARVVAIVLAVLSAILNLAFIAAYPVWSTIVIAVDIIVIYAIVVHGRELKRDAG encoded by the coding sequence ATGACCGACACCTCGCACGCCAGAACCACCACCGGCCCGTCATCGAGCTACACGACGACCCCCGCCACGGGCGTCTCCGGCTGGACCGGCTGGGTCGTCTTCGCCGGCATCATGCTGATCATGCTGGGTGCGTTCCAGGCGATCCAGGGGCTCGTCGCCCTGTTCGACCGCGGCTACTACCTGGTCACCTCGGCCGGCCTGGTCGTCAACGTGGACTACAACGTCTGGGGCTGGGTCCACCTCATCCTCGGCATCCTCGCCGTGGCGACCGGGTTCGGGCTCCTCGCCGGCAACACGGCCGCCCGCGTGGTCGCCATCGTCCTCGCCGTCCTCAGCGCGATCCTGAACCTGGCCTTCATCGCGGCCTACCCGGTCTGGTCCACCATCGTCATCGCCGTGGACATCATCGTGATCTACGCGATCGTGGTCCACGGCCGCGAACTGAAGCGCGACGCGGGGTGA
- a CDS encoding YcnI family copper-binding membrane protein yields the protein MKRTLARAGVLVATGALVAVFSALPASAHVVADPDTAPQGGFTKIAFRVPNESDTAGTVKLEVTLPADHPITSARTMPVPGWTTQITKAPLDPPVQDEGRTITEAPRTITWTSALGTRINPGEFIDFNVSMGPLPTNVDQLVMPATQTYDDGTVVAWDAPPAPAGQPEPEHPAPVLTLTPAPAGGTSGMNAAAPEPANTSAADTTARWLGGIALALAVIGLAIALAVALRSRRAGRP from the coding sequence ATGAAACGGACCCTTGCCCGGGCCGGCGTGCTTGTCGCCACCGGCGCACTGGTCGCCGTGTTCAGCGCACTACCGGCCTCGGCCCACGTGGTCGCCGACCCCGACACCGCCCCCCAGGGCGGCTTCACCAAGATTGCGTTCCGGGTGCCCAACGAGTCGGACACCGCCGGCACCGTCAAACTCGAGGTCACCCTTCCCGCCGACCACCCGATCACCTCCGCACGGACCATGCCCGTGCCGGGCTGGACAACACAGATCACCAAGGCGCCGCTCGATCCGCCGGTCCAGGACGAGGGGCGCACCATCACCGAGGCCCCCCGCACCATCACCTGGACCAGCGCGCTGGGCACCCGCATCAACCCAGGTGAGTTCATCGACTTCAACGTCTCCATGGGGCCGCTACCCACGAACGTCGACCAGTTGGTCATGCCCGCAACGCAGACCTACGACGACGGCACCGTGGTCGCCTGGGACGCCCCACCCGCCCCCGCCGGCCAGCCCGAGCCCGAACACCCGGCGCCGGTACTCACCCTCACCCCTGCCCCGGCCGGCGGCACGTCTGGAATGAACGCGGCGGCTCCCGAGCCCGCGAACACCAGCGCCGCCGACACCACGGCCCGCTGGCTCGGCGGGATCGCGCTCGCGCTCGCCGTGATCGGGCTGGCCATCGCCCTGGCCGTCGCGCTGCGCTCCCGCCGGGCCGGCCGGCCGTGA
- a CDS encoding copper resistance CopC family protein, whose product MRRFAVALALVIAALVAGAGVASAHNVLIGSDPPDGATLTAGPAQVRLTFDLPVREGFATVTVVGPGGTRWEDGAPVVYANTVSEKVRPLGPAGVYQVGYRIVSDDGHPVSGAIRFTLTTPGAGTPNPAPAAGSGGTSGGIPLWPFLVGGVVLLVGGVVVALRLGRGPDERVRRGPRTPRGRSGR is encoded by the coding sequence ATGAGACGGTTCGCAGTCGCGCTCGCGCTGGTGATCGCGGCCCTCGTCGCGGGGGCCGGGGTCGCCAGCGCGCACAACGTGCTGATCGGCAGCGACCCGCCCGACGGCGCCACGCTCACCGCCGGACCCGCACAGGTGCGGCTGACCTTCGACCTGCCGGTACGGGAGGGCTTCGCGACTGTGACCGTCGTTGGCCCCGGCGGCACCCGGTGGGAGGACGGGGCGCCGGTCGTCTACGCCAACACCGTCTCAGAGAAGGTCCGTCCGCTCGGCCCGGCCGGCGTTTACCAGGTCGGCTACCGGATCGTGTCCGACGACGGCCACCCCGTCTCCGGGGCCATCCGTTTCACGCTCACCACCCCCGGGGCCGGCACCCCCAACCCGGCCCCGGCCGCCGGGTCGGGCGGCACCTCCGGTGGGATCCCGCTGTGGCCGTTCCTGGTCGGTGGCGTAGTCCTGCTCGTCGGGGGTGTGGTGGTCGCCCTGCGCCTGGGCCGCGGCCCCGACGAGCGGGTCCGGCGTGGGCCGCGGACACCCCGTGGCCGGTCAGGGCGCTGA
- a CDS encoding DsbA family protein: MRPRRRVFPRYLTTPYANQPPENAAGLPEEQLITLGRQAGAGDDFARCVHDGRYAGRTASVTDAASKAGVTATPTVKVNGTEIDRTPQALAAAVQAVQD, from the coding sequence CTGCGCCCCCGACGCCGCGTCTTCCCGCGATACCTGACCACGCCGTACGCGAACCAGCCCCCGGAAAACGCCGCCGGACTCCCCGAGGAGCAGCTGATCACCCTCGGACGACAGGCCGGAGCCGGCGACGACTTCGCCCGGTGTGTGCACGACGGCCGTTACGCAGGCCGGACCGCCTCGGTGACCGACGCCGCGTCGAAGGCCGGGGTGACAGCGACCCCCACGGTGAAGGTGAACGGCACCGAGATCGACCGCACCCCTCAGGCTCTCGCCGCGGCTGTACAGGCGGTCCAGGACTGA
- a CDS encoding DsbA family protein — protein MVFQCPACKAYEQQIGPTIDQLVTDGQAKIVYHPVAYLDRFSSTQYSTRSSQASACAPDAASSRDT, from the coding sequence GTGGTCTTCCAGTGCCCCGCCTGCAAGGCCTACGAGCAGCAGATCGGCCCCACGATCGACCAGCTCGTCACCGACGGGCAGGCAAAGATCGTCTACCACCCCGTCGCCTACCTCGACCGCTTCTCCTCCACGCAGTACTCGACCCGCTCGTCACAGGCCTCCGCCTGCGCCCCCGACGCCGCGTCTTCCCGCGATACCTGA
- a CDS encoding ATP-binding cassette domain-containing protein, which yields MNGELLPAAVSMGSVAQRRAVQYVHQDPRATFLDHRSVLDQVARLAVLLRGEDQESVRAVAAQLLEDLGLDPATCARGATTLSGGQLQRAAVARALASQPAVLVCDEVTSALDGDKKQELLHALDRVRNDHATTVVLISHDLPLVAQVSDRVAMIEDGRLRWTQQR from the coding sequence GTGAACGGCGAGCTCCTCCCCGCCGCCGTGAGCATGGGGTCCGTAGCCCAGCGCCGGGCGGTTCAGTACGTCCACCAGGATCCACGCGCGACCTTCCTCGACCACCGCTCCGTCCTCGACCAGGTCGCGAGGCTTGCCGTACTGCTACGCGGTGAGGACCAGGAGTCGGTACGCGCGGTGGCAGCCCAGCTGCTGGAGGACCTGGGCCTGGACCCGGCGACCTGCGCTCGCGGCGCGACGACCCTGTCCGGTGGACAGCTTCAGCGTGCCGCCGTCGCCCGCGCCCTGGCATCGCAGCCCGCCGTGCTCGTCTGCGACGAGGTCACCTCCGCGCTCGACGGCGACAAGAAACAGGAACTACTGCACGCCCTCGACAGGGTGCGGAACGATCACGCCACGACGGTCGTCCTGATCAGCCACGACCTCCCGCTCGTCGCCCAGGTATCCGACCGGGTCGCGATGATCGAGGACGGTCGGCTCCGGTGGACTCAACAACGCTGA
- the exaC gene encoding acetaldehyde dehydrogenase ExaC, with amino-acid sequence MTRYAAPGDANSVVTFKPRYDHFIGGEYVAPTKGQYFENPTPVTGQNFTEVARGTAEDVELALDAAHAAAPAWGKTSVAERANILTKMADRIEANLEMIAIAESWENGKACRETLAADIPLAIDHLRYFAGAIRAQEGGISEIDADTIAYHFHEPLGVVGQIIPWNFPILMAIWKLAPALAAGNAVVLKPAEQTPASIHVLNELVADLLPPGVLNIVNGFGVEAGKPLASNKRIRKIAFTGETTTGRLIMQYASENLIPVTLELGGKSPNVFFNDVAAQNDSFYDKTLEGFAMFALNQGEVCTCPSRALIQGDIYTDFLGDAVKRTEQIKQGHPLDTDTMIGAQASNDQLEKILSYIEIGRQEGAKILTGGERADLGGELSGGYYMQPTVFEGDNSMRVFQEEIFGPVVSVARFADYDDAITIANDTLYGLGAAVWSRDGNVAYRAGRDIQAGRVWVNNYHAYPAHAAFGGYKQSGIGRENHKMMLDHYQNTKNMLVSYSQNAQGFF; translated from the coding sequence ATGACCAGGTATGCGGCTCCGGGCGACGCGAACAGCGTCGTCACCTTCAAACCCCGCTACGACCACTTCATCGGCGGCGAGTACGTGGCCCCGACCAAGGGGCAGTATTTTGAGAACCCGACCCCGGTCACCGGGCAGAACTTCACCGAGGTCGCCCGCGGCACCGCCGAGGACGTCGAGCTCGCCCTCGACGCCGCGCACGCCGCCGCACCGGCCTGGGGCAAGACCTCGGTCGCCGAGCGCGCGAACATCCTCACCAAGATGGCCGACCGCATCGAGGCGAACCTCGAGATGATCGCCATCGCGGAAAGCTGGGAGAACGGCAAGGCCTGCCGCGAGACCCTCGCCGCGGACATCCCGCTCGCGATCGACCACTTGCGCTACTTCGCCGGCGCGATCCGCGCGCAGGAGGGCGGCATCTCCGAGATCGACGCGGACACCATCGCGTACCACTTCCACGAGCCGCTCGGGGTCGTCGGCCAGATCATCCCGTGGAACTTCCCGATCCTGATGGCGATCTGGAAGCTGGCCCCGGCCCTCGCCGCGGGCAACGCGGTCGTACTCAAGCCGGCCGAGCAGACCCCGGCCTCGATCCACGTGCTCAACGAGCTCGTCGCGGACCTGCTGCCGCCCGGTGTGCTCAACATCGTCAACGGCTTCGGCGTCGAGGCGGGCAAGCCGCTCGCGTCGAACAAGCGCATCCGCAAGATCGCCTTCACCGGCGAGACCACCACCGGCCGGCTGATCATGCAGTACGCCAGCGAGAACCTGATCCCGGTCACGCTCGAGCTCGGCGGCAAGAGCCCCAACGTCTTCTTCAACGACGTCGCGGCGCAGAACGACTCGTTCTACGACAAGACCCTCGAGGGCTTCGCGATGTTCGCCCTCAACCAGGGCGAGGTCTGCACCTGCCCGTCGCGCGCGCTCATCCAGGGCGACATCTACACCGACTTCCTGGGCGACGCCGTCAAGCGGACCGAGCAGATCAAGCAGGGGCACCCGCTGGACACCGACACGATGATCGGCGCCCAGGCCTCGAACGACCAGCTCGAGAAGATCCTGTCCTACATCGAGATCGGCCGGCAGGAGGGCGCGAAGATCCTCACCGGTGGTGAGCGCGCCGACCTCGGCGGCGAGCTGTCCGGCGGCTACTACATGCAGCCGACCGTCTTCGAGGGCGACAACTCGATGCGGGTCTTCCAGGAGGAGATCTTCGGCCCGGTCGTCTCCGTGGCCCGCTTCGCGGACTACGACGACGCCATCACGATCGCCAACGACACGCTGTACGGCCTCGGTGCCGCGGTCTGGTCGCGGGACGGCAACGTCGCGTACCGGGCCGGCCGGGACATCCAGGCGGGCCGAGTGTGGGTGAACAACTACCACGCCTACCCGGCGCACGCGGCGTTCGGCGGCTACAAGCAGTCCGGGATTGGGCGCGAGAACCACAAGATGATGCTCGACCACTATCAGAACACCAAGAACATGCTGGTCAGCTACTCGCAGAATGCCCAGGGCTTCTTCTGA
- a CDS encoding DUF779 domain-containing protein — translation MSGPEVVPEVPASGTTARVALSPAAADLLVTLSQIHGPLMFHQSGGCCDGSSPMCYPDGDFKIGGSDVHLGDLTIDGLPTPIGFYMSESQFEYWKHSHLTVDVVKGRGSGFSIEAPEGVRFITRSRLFTDAESAALNPQ, via the coding sequence ATGAGTGGGCCCGAGGTGGTGCCGGAGGTGCCCGCCTCCGGCACCACCGCCCGGGTGGCGCTGTCTCCGGCGGCCGCGGATCTCCTCGTGACGCTCTCGCAGATCCACGGGCCGTTGATGTTCCACCAGTCCGGCGGATGCTGTGACGGCAGCTCGCCGATGTGCTACCCGGACGGGGACTTCAAGATCGGCGGCTCCGACGTGCACCTCGGCGACCTCACCATCGACGGGCTGCCCACGCCGATCGGGTTCTACATGTCGGAGTCGCAGTTCGAGTACTGGAAGCACAGCCACCTCACCGTCGACGTAGTGAAGGGCCGCGGCAGCGGGTTCTCGATCGAGGCACCGGAAGGCGTCCGATTCATCACCCGCTCCCGGCTGTTCACCGACGCCGAGTCCGCAGCACTCAACCCGCAGTGA
- a CDS encoding DUF1876 domain-containing protein has protein sequence MWRATLEGKARENEVSEMNETKRWNVDIVIDEEGDRTRAVARLHAGDTDQHVGVGLARLNPADLDVPEIGDELATARALSELSHHLLDAAAGDLEQVTHRQAHLRI, from the coding sequence GTGTGGCGCGCCACACTTGAGGGGAAAGCCCGTGAGAACGAGGTGAGCGAGATGAACGAGACCAAGCGCTGGAACGTCGACATCGTTATCGACGAGGAGGGCGACCGCACCCGGGCGGTCGCCCGGCTGCATGCAGGTGACACCGATCAGCATGTGGGCGTCGGCCTGGCCCGGCTCAACCCGGCTGATCTAGACGTGCCGGAGATCGGTGACGAGCTCGCCACCGCTCGGGCCCTGTCCGAGCTGAGTCACCATCTGCTCGACGCTGCTGCGGGGGATCTCGAGCAGGTCACTCACCGGCAGGCCCACCTCCGGATCTGA
- a CDS encoding alpha/beta fold hydrolase, which yields MIAIEACDYSPGWFIDWLYHPEVHGGEACATSVFGLMAPQSPEEYRWETWWYYAQGGPGIFRGDLYFYSVDHDFRQLAEKISGNVPMYLMTGVYDFACTPEMTAETGKKLRGSETIIMEEIGHFPMSENPVTFKKYLMPVLEKIMSRKLQAQAGV from the coding sequence TTGATCGCGATCGAGGCGTGCGACTACTCGCCCGGCTGGTTCATCGACTGGCTGTACCATCCCGAGGTACATGGCGGGGAGGCGTGCGCTACATCGGTGTTCGGCCTGATGGCACCGCAGAGCCCGGAGGAGTACCGCTGGGAGACCTGGTGGTATTACGCGCAGGGTGGCCCCGGAATCTTCCGCGGCGATCTGTACTTCTACAGCGTGGACCACGACTTCCGGCAGCTCGCCGAGAAGATCAGTGGCAACGTCCCGATGTACCTCATGACAGGTGTCTACGATTTCGCCTGCACGCCGGAGATGACCGCCGAAACCGGGAAGAAGCTCAGGGGGTCCGAGACCATCATCATGGAAGAGATCGGGCATTTCCCGATGAGCGAGAACCCTGTGACGTTCAAGAAGTACCTCATGCCCGTGCTGGAGAAGATCATGAGCCGGAAGCTTCAGGCGCAGGCAGGCGTCTGA
- a CDS encoding alpha/beta fold hydrolase, with product MATRHDPIVGRYVYVPYEAAEYRVFYEEAGEGIPLVCLHTAGTDSREYRHQLSDPDITSSFRVIALDLPRHGKSIPPPGFQNEEYRLTAKFYSEFIIAFCDALGLERPVIMGSSMGGNICLHLALHHEERSAP from the coding sequence ATGGCGACGAGGCACGACCCGATCGTTGGTCGTTACGTTTACGTTCCCTACGAGGCGGCAGAGTATCGAGTGTTCTACGAGGAGGCTGGGGAAGGAATTCCGCTGGTCTGCCTGCACACCGCTGGTACCGATTCACGCGAGTACCGTCACCAGCTCTCGGATCCCGACATCACGAGCAGCTTCCGCGTGATCGCCCTGGATCTTCCGCGTCACGGAAAGTCAATTCCGCCGCCCGGCTTCCAGAATGAGGAGTACCGGTTGACGGCGAAGTTCTACTCGGAGTTCATCATTGCATTCTGTGACGCCCTGGGACTGGAGCGGCCTGTCATCATGGGCAGTTCCATGGGTGGCAATATCTGCTTACACCTGGCACTCCATCACGAGGAGAGGTCCGCGCCTTGA
- the yhjD gene encoding inner membrane protein YhjD — translation MTDKPTFLSGFDRLRRRHRWLDHLVRAGVRYTERHGNHYAAGITYFSLLAVVPLVMVAFAVVTLVLAADPEPLTRLRAHIDEALPAGLEQTVNSIIDQAIASASTVGVVGLLIACYTGLGWMSNLRAALSEQWGQPPQPPPFLRRLRVDLFALLGLGLALSVSFGATAAAGVFAGQILEFLGLAGLWWVRWLPVALGGLLSLLADWLLFLWVFARLPREPVTWHSAGRAAVGATIGLELIKQGMVVYLAFVTRTPTGTAFGPILGLMIFMFTVSRFLIFIAAWAATARENQVEQPPPPPPPAVIRPEVCVRRGLGTAAGAGLIGAGAVAGLIGGRLLTHRGHDKR, via the coding sequence GTGACCGACAAGCCGACTTTCCTGTCCGGCTTCGACCGGCTTCGCCGGCGCCACCGGTGGCTCGACCATCTGGTGCGCGCCGGTGTGCGGTACACGGAGAGACACGGGAACCACTACGCCGCCGGGATCACCTACTTCAGCCTGCTGGCTGTGGTCCCCCTCGTCATGGTCGCGTTCGCGGTGGTGACGCTGGTGCTAGCCGCTGATCCGGAGCCCCTCACGCGGCTGCGGGCCCACATCGACGAAGCTCTCCCGGCCGGGCTGGAGCAGACGGTGAACTCGATCATCGACCAGGCCATCGCGTCCGCCTCCACCGTCGGGGTGGTCGGCCTGCTCATCGCGTGCTACACGGGCCTGGGTTGGATGAGCAACCTGCGGGCCGCGCTGTCCGAGCAGTGGGGGCAACCCCCGCAGCCGCCACCGTTCCTGCGCCGCCTGCGGGTCGACCTGTTCGCGTTGCTCGGGCTGGGCCTGGCGCTGTCGGTGTCCTTCGGCGCCACGGCCGCGGCCGGCGTCTTCGCCGGGCAGATCCTGGAGTTCCTCGGGCTGGCCGGCCTCTGGTGGGTCCGCTGGCTCCCCGTCGCGCTCGGCGGGCTCCTGAGTCTGCTCGCCGACTGGCTGCTGTTCCTCTGGGTGTTCGCGCGGCTGCCCCGCGAGCCGGTGACCTGGCACAGCGCGGGAAGGGCGGCGGTCGGCGCCACGATCGGCCTGGAGCTCATCAAGCAGGGGATGGTGGTCTACCTCGCTTTCGTGACCCGGACCCCGACCGGTACCGCATTCGGGCCGATCCTCGGCCTCATGATCTTCATGTTCACCGTGTCCCGATTCCTGATCTTCATCGCCGCGTGGGCGGCCACCGCGCGCGAGAACCAGGTCGAGCAGCCTCCGCCCCCGCCGCCACCCGCGGTGATCCGGCCGGAGGTGTGTGTCCGCCGAGGCCTCGGGACGGCCGCGGGCGCCGGCCTGATCGGGGCCGGGGCCGTGGCGGGCCTGATCGGTGGCCGGCTGCTGACCCACCGCGGACACGACAAGCGCTGA